The proteins below come from a single Oenanthe melanoleuca isolate GR-GAL-2019-014 chromosome Z, OMel1.0, whole genome shotgun sequence genomic window:
- the SELENOP gene encoding selenoprotein P isoform X1, whose translation MWAGLGLVLALCLLPGGGTESRDCQEPPAWRIGEEDPMWSSRGSVTVVALLQASUSLCLQQASSLEDLRVKLENEGLVNISYVVVNHQGAQSQREFHRLKERVSDYITVYQQDEHQEDVWTTLNGNKDDFLIYDRCGRLVYHLGLPYSFLHFQYVEESIKIAYCENKCGNCSYTEPDIDIDVVCENITKKAGDELSEVEPKLTGRHSHPSPHRHGHHHRRHHHHHKGSGDPRRENQQAAPETERRHPHSGWRHRLFGHHRHHQIGSQEHVDTAPPEEMVEIAQDRKLRKKGKNSCKNQLTUIWQTGSDSTSSSUSCHCRHLLFEELGNSVTUQCRGALPNSCRUHGQLAAEDVTESUQURLLSAAUHSPAAGASETSDTUQUQEKARNUSUKTN comes from the exons ATGTGGGCAGGTCTGGGGCTAGTTCTGGCCCTCTGTCTCCTCCCaggaggagggacagagagCCGGGACTGCCAGGAGCCCCCAGCATGGCGTATTGGGGAGGAGGACCCCATGTGGAGCTCCAGAGGCTCGGTGACAGTGGTGGCTCTCCTCCAGGCCAGCTgatctctgtgcctgcagcaggctTCCAG TTTGGAGGACCTGCGAGTAAAGTTAGAGAATGAAGGATTGGTCAACATCTCGTATGTGGTTGTCAACCATCAGGGAGCTCAATCCCAGAGGGAATTTCACCGACTAAAAGAACGTGTTTCAGACTACATTACTGTCTACCAGCAAGATGAACATCAAGAGGATGTCTGGACTACTTTAAATGGAAACAAGGATGACTTTCTCATCTATGACAG ATGCGGCCGTCTAGTGTATCATCTGGGTCTGCCCTACTCCTTCCTGCATTTTCAGTATGTGGAAGAATCTATTAAGATAGCATACTGTGAAAACAAGTGTGGAAACTGCTCTTACACG GAACCTGATATTGATATTGATGTTGTCTGTGAAAACATCACTAAAAAGGCAGGTGACGAGCTGTCAGAGGTAGAACCCAAGCTGACAGGTCggcattcccatcccagccctcacAGACATGGACACCACCACCGCcgccaccaccaccaccacaagGGCAGTGGTGATCCCAGACGTGAGAACCAGCAGGCTGCTCCTGAAACCGAGAGGCGTCATCCTCACAGCGGCTGGCGTCACAGGCTCTTTGGCCATCACAGACACCATCAGATAGGTAGTCAGGAGCACGTAGACACTGCCCCTCCAGAAGAAATGGTGGAAATTGCACAAGATAGAAAACTAcgaaagaaagggaaaaacagctgcaaaaaCCAGTTAACTTGAATTTGGCAGACAGGATCAGACTCAACATCTAGTAGCTGATCCTGTCATTGTAGACACCTTTTGTTTGAAGAGCTAGGGAATTCTGTCACTTGACAGTGTCGTGGAGCACTACCAAATTCTTGCAGGTGACatgggcagctggcagcagaggatgTCACTGAGTCTTGACAGTGACGtttgctctctgctgcctgacattcaccagcagcaggagcaagtgAAACTAGTGACACCtgacagtgacaggaaaaggcGAGAAACTGATCCTGAAAAACAAACTAA
- the LOC130265490 gene encoding putative uncharacterized protein MGC34800, with the protein MPRKPGPAPGARAPCRVEGERGAGRECESGLAGARPAFQGAGQQEAAAVEREAARRGAAPGESPAEPPPHLLERRVVGPRPGRELKRDRFNARFDDVIRSNEAAALPGARLGLAAVRSPPGTPRGTPVPAGAARTAPGSPVRGQPWARARPSAFARSGHPAAAHWLLRPGRALPAPRDWPGPR; encoded by the coding sequence ATGCCCCGGAAgccgggccccgcccccggcgcgCGCGCGCCCTGTCGCGTGGAAGGTGAGCGCGGGGCAGGCCGGGAATGCGAGTCGGGATTGGCCGGCGCGCGCCCCGCTTTCCAGGGTGCCGGGCAGCAGGAAGCAGCGGCGGTGGAGCGAGAAGCGGCGCGGCGAGGAGCTGCTCCCGGTGAGTCCCCGGCGGAACCGCCTCCCCACCTCTTGGAGCGCCGCGTCGTCGGGCCGCGACCCGGCCGGGAATTGAAAAGGGATCGATTTAATGCGCGCTTTGATGACGTAATAAGGAGTAAcgaggcggcggcgctgccgggcGCCAGGCTCGGGCTGGCAGCGGTCAGGTCCCCTCCCGGGACGCCCCGCGGGACCCCCGTGCCTGCCGGCGCCGCCCGCACCGCGCCCGGATCCCCCGTGCGCGGCCAGCCCTGGGCGCGGGCCAGGCCTTCCGCCTTCGCCCGCTCCGGGCACCCGGCGGCTGCTCATTGGCTTCTGCGCCCGGGGCGAGCGCTGCCTGCGCCTCGCGATTGGCCAGGGCCCCGCTGA
- the CCDC152 gene encoding coiled-coil domain-containing protein 152, translating to MNHNEETMKKTSAVNLDKLLDDFSEIEKKISEINEANSLLIHQLEKCNRLLTLSQSKEESVKEECSTLQNVIKGLTQTIENQCNVKDENDRLKGTIHILEDKLKTCEQEYKDQIEKLMIELKNKEEDHKLEITQLNCDIRKKFEVKEMEYREQREKKELEILELTRQLKIQNEEKQNEIIKLQIEFNAKLARAQDKTTKSFPDASVLPQSIYRRKLQHLQEEKNKEIEILRNTIRDLEQRLNKGQDLPFKRRRF from the exons ATGAATCATAATGAAGAAACTATGAAGAAAACCAGTGCAGTGAACCTTGATAAACTTTTAGATGACTTCTCAGAGATAGAAAAG aaaatatcagaaattaaTGAAGCAAATAGCCTACTGATCCATCAGCTGGAAAAATGTAACAGATTGCTAACATTAAGCCAATCAAAGGAGGAATCAGTAAAAGAGG AATGCAGTACTCTACAGAATGTGATAAAGGGTCTAACACAAACCATTGAAAACCAGTGTAACGTGAAAG ATGAAAATGATAGACTGAAGGGAACCATTCACATCTTGGAAGATAAATTAAAGACTTGTGAACAG GAATATAAAGATCAAATTGAGAAACTCATGATAGAActtaaaaacaaagaggaagACCACAAATTAGAAATAACACAGTTGAATTGCgatataaggaaaaaat TTGAAGTAAAAGAAATGGAGTATagagaacagagagagaaaaaagaactgGAAATATTAGAGCTAACTAGACAgctgaaaattcaaaatgaagagaagcagaatgaaataattaaacTGCAGATAGAG TTCAATGCTAAATTGGCACGAGCTCAGGACAAAACCACCAAATCCTTTCCAGATGCTTCAGTCTTGCCACAAAGTATCTATCGAAGG aagctgcagcatctccaggaggagaaaaacaaggaaattgaAATTCTCCGAAATACAATAAGAGACTTGGAGCAACGTCTTAATAAAGGCCAAGACCTGCCCTTCAAACGGAGAAGATTCTGA
- the SELENOP gene encoding selenoprotein P isoform X2: protein MWAGLGLVLALCLLPGGGTESRDCQEPPAWRIGEEDPMWSSRGSVTVVALLQASUSLCLQQASSLEDLRVKLENEGLVNISYVVVNHQGAQSQREFHRLKERVSDYITVYQQDEHQEDVWTTLNGNKDDFLIYDRCGRLVYHLGLPYSFLHFQYVEESIKIAYCENKCGNCSYTEPDIDIDVVCENITKKAGDELSEVEPKLTGRHSHPSPHRHGHHHRRHHHHHKGSGDPRRENQQAAPETERRHPHSGWRHRLFGHHRHHQIGSQEHVDTAPPEEMVEIAQDRKLRKKGKNSCKNQLTUIWQTGSDSTSSSUSCHCRHLLFEELGNSVTUQCRGALPNSCRUHGQLAAEDVTESUQURLLSAAUHSPAAGASETSDTUQUQEKARN from the exons ATGTGGGCAGGTCTGGGGCTAGTTCTGGCCCTCTGTCTCCTCCCaggaggagggacagagagCCGGGACTGCCAGGAGCCCCCAGCATGGCGTATTGGGGAGGAGGACCCCATGTGGAGCTCCAGAGGCTCGGTGACAGTGGTGGCTCTCCTCCAGGCCAGCTgatctctgtgcctgcagcaggctTCCAG TTTGGAGGACCTGCGAGTAAAGTTAGAGAATGAAGGATTGGTCAACATCTCGTATGTGGTTGTCAACCATCAGGGAGCTCAATCCCAGAGGGAATTTCACCGACTAAAAGAACGTGTTTCAGACTACATTACTGTCTACCAGCAAGATGAACATCAAGAGGATGTCTGGACTACTTTAAATGGAAACAAGGATGACTTTCTCATCTATGACAG ATGCGGCCGTCTAGTGTATCATCTGGGTCTGCCCTACTCCTTCCTGCATTTTCAGTATGTGGAAGAATCTATTAAGATAGCATACTGTGAAAACAAGTGTGGAAACTGCTCTTACACG GAACCTGATATTGATATTGATGTTGTCTGTGAAAACATCACTAAAAAGGCAGGTGACGAGCTGTCAGAGGTAGAACCCAAGCTGACAGGTCggcattcccatcccagccctcacAGACATGGACACCACCACCGCcgccaccaccaccaccacaagGGCAGTGGTGATCCCAGACGTGAGAACCAGCAGGCTGCTCCTGAAACCGAGAGGCGTCATCCTCACAGCGGCTGGCGTCACAGGCTCTTTGGCCATCACAGACACCATCAGATAGGTAGTCAGGAGCACGTAGACACTGCCCCTCCAGAAGAAATGGTGGAAATTGCACAAGATAGAAAACTAcgaaagaaagggaaaaacagctgcaaaaaCCAGTTAACTTGAATTTGGCAGACAGGATCAGACTCAACATCTAGTAGCTGATCCTGTCATTGTAGACACCTTTTGTTTGAAGAGCTAGGGAATTCTGTCACTTGACAGTGTCGTGGAGCACTACCAAATTCTTGCAGGTGACatgggcagctggcagcagaggatgTCACTGAGTCTTGACAGTGACGtttgctctctgctgcctgacattcaccagcagcaggagcaagtgAAACTAGTGACACCtgacagtgacaggaaaaggcGAGAAACTGA